One Schistocerca nitens isolate TAMUIC-IGC-003100 chromosome 1, iqSchNite1.1, whole genome shotgun sequence DNA segment encodes these proteins:
- the LOC126234376 gene encoding zinc finger protein ZIC 5-like produces MPRPRQRPPASPARRGSATPSPSPPQTLSPPLSPQHRRPRPGAASGSRGTAALTPAAPEPAAAAEPPPPPPQPCSPDALADATDGDSGDGGDDGEWLVRECEQYLSSHELRAQGPAADAAASDCSRSGSASSLSEESGGAAGRRASSSSLPPDGAAGLKRRRNLVGRCVNKVRSLIRK; encoded by the exons ATGCC CCGCCCCCGCCAGCGGCCGCCCGCCAGCCCGGCGCGCCGCGGCTCGGCCACGCCTTCGCCTTCGCCGCCGCAGACGCtgtcgccgccgctgtcgccgcagCACCGCCGGCCCAGGCCGGGGGCGGCGTCCGGCTCCCGCGGCACGGCGGCGCTCACCCCGGCCGCCCCCGAGCCCGCCGCGGCTgcagagccgccgccgccgcccccgcagccgtgCAGCCCGGACGCGCTGGCGGACGCGACCGACGGCGACAGCGGTGACGGCGGCGACGACGGGGAGTGGCTGGTGCGCGAGTGCGAGCAGTACCTGAGCAGCCACGAGCTGCGCGCGCAGGGCCCGGCCGCGGACGCAGCCGCGTCGGACTGCAGCCGCTCCGGGTCGGCGTCGTCCCTGTCGGAGGAGAGCGGCGGCGCGGCAGGGAGGCGCGCGTCCAGCTCGTCGCTGCCACCGGACGGCGCGGCCGGCCTCAAGCGCAGGCGCAACCTGGTGGGCCGCTGTGTGAACAAGGTGCGGTCGCTGATCCGCAAGTAG